The Bacillota bacterium genomic sequence GGTGTATTGCTTCAGGACCTCCACACCGTTGCCCTGCTGGGGTACCTGGGAGCGCTCTTTGTCCTGGCTCTGCTCTTCTCTCACCCCCTCTACCTGCTGGCCGTCCTGGCGGCCGGGGCGCTCGGAGTGGCAGCCGCCAGGGCCCTGGAAAAGTGGGAGTTTTACCTGAAGTTCGGCCTCTGGATGGCGCTCCTGATCATGGTCCTCAACCCCCTCGTCTTTCACGCTGGAAAAACCGTCATCTGGCAGGCCGGGCCGGTAAAGGTCTGCCTCGAGGCAGTGTGCTATGGTGCCGCCATGGGCGTAAGGCTGCTTGCCGTTTTGACGGTCTGCTGCCTCGGGAGCGCAACCGTCCACCCCGACAAGTTGCTCGCCCTTTTTTCCCGCTTCGCCTATAAGTCCGCCCTCGTGGCCGCCCTTGCCACGAAGATGCTGCCCGCTGCTGCCAGGGACCTGGCGAACGCCCGGGAAGTCCTCCAGGTGCGGGGTGTGGACTTCGAGGCGGGAAGTTTCAGGGAGAGGCTGAAAAAGCATTCGTGGCTGTTCGACATCCTCCTCGTTTCTTCGCTCGAAGGTGCCCTTCAGATTGCCGAGGCGATGCAGGCACGGGCCTTCGGCAGCGGGCCGCGGTCCTGCTACAGGCGAGAGCTGGCGCGGCCCCGGGACGCAGTGTGCCTCGCCGCGAGCCTCCTCGCCCTCGCTCTTTCTGCTTACGCCAAGGCTTCCGGTTCTGGGGATTACATCTACTACCCCCGGCTGGCGCCCCTGGCCGACGGCTCTTCCCTCATCCTGCTTCTGGGCATTCTGCTGGCCCTTTCGGTGCCGGCAATCTTGAGTTGGGGGTGGAAGCATTGGCCCTATTTAAGATCGAAGATCTGACCTACTCCTACCCGGACGGAGACCGCCCGGCCTTGAAGAACATCAACCTGGAGATCGAGGAAGGAGAACTGCTGCTGGTGGTAGGGGGTTCGGGCTCCGGGAAATCCTCCCTGGCGCGCCTTCTGGCAGGGCTGGTTCCTCACTTTTACGGGGGAAGGCTGGAAGGCAGGGTGCTCTTCAGGGGAAAGGACCTGCGGGAACTCGACCCGCGCCTTTTGGCTGCCCGCGTGGGTGTTGTTTTCCAGGACCCTGAAAAGCAGCTGGTCATGACTTCTGTGGAGGCCGAGATCGCCTTCGGCCTGGAAAACCTTGGCCTGCCGCAAGAAGAGATGTCCCGCCGCATCGCGGAAGTCACGGGTTTTCTTGGTCTTTCATCCCTGAAGGAAGAGTTCACTGCCAGCCTTTCGGGGGGGCAGAAGCAAAAAGTAGCCCTCGCGGCGGTCCTGGCGATGCAGCCGGAGGTTCTCATTCTGGACGAGCCGACCTCGCAGCTCGATCCCGTGGCCGCTGAAGAGTTTTTCCACCTCGTAGAGCGCCTCAACAAGGAGATGGGGTATACTGTAGTCCTGATCGAGCAGCGCCTGGAAAGGTGCTTCCACCTCGCCGACCGGCTCGTGGTGATGGAAGAAGGAGAGGTCCTCAGGTGCGGTCGGGCAGAGGAGGTGGCGCGGTGGTTGGTCGAAAACCGCCTTCCTTTTATCCCTCCTG encodes the following:
- a CDS encoding energy-coupling factor transporter transmembrane component T: MLDRLFYEDRGVLLQDLHTVALLGYLGALFVLALLFSHPLYLLAVLAAGALGVAAARALEKWEFYLKFGLWMALLIMVLNPLVFHAGKTVIWQAGPVKVCLEAVCYGAAMGVRLLAVLTVCCLGSATVHPDKLLALFSRFAYKSALVAALATKMLPAAARDLANAREVLQVRGVDFEAGSFRERLKKHSWLFDILLVSSLEGALQIAEAMQARAFGSGPRSCYRRELARPRDAVCLAASLLALALSAYAKASGSGDYIYYPRLAPLADGSSLILLLGILLALSVPAILSWGWKHWPYLRSKI